The DNA segment AGGGAGGAAAGCAAGTTTTCAAATAATGTGTTTTTGTCCTCTAACCCCcaaaattctttaattttggtCTCAAAACCCCATTTTATAAACAGTGAGAATTGGTGgctgggctcaatccccagcacccatataaagcAGCTCACAattgtgactccagttccaagggatctagcaccctcacacacatacccgAGGGCAAAAtgctaatgcacataaaataaaaataaacctttgtcAGGtagtggtggtatacacctttaatcccagcactccaggtgGCAACAGGTGGATCTCCCAAGTTTGGGACTAACTCaggctatagagcaagttccaagacagccagggctacacagagaaaccctgtctcctgtTTCAAAAACCTGAGGACTAAAGTCAAGTAGGATCTTATCTGTGGGGTGCTTTCTACTGTGGCAAAGAAAGTTTCATAAAAaacaactggagagatggttcagtggttaagagcataggCTGTTCTTTGAGAAGacttgggtttgagtcccagcaaccTATGTGGTTATTCTGAACACCATATTCTGATTCTGAACACAATTGTGTTCAGTTTCAGGGGGCCCAATGCCTTGTAGTCTAAAGGCATCATTATGTGGTACACAGAGATGTAAGAAGACACCCATGCACATTAAAAATCTCAGAAATACTGTACATAAGCATCCACACATACCCTTAGCCATAAGAGGAGATGCTGTTCTTACAATCCCAAAGTAAGTCTGTCTCCCTAGACAACATACTAAGCCTGCTTCATCCTGCCTGCCCTGCTGAGCCTTTCTGTGGTCCCCTGGATGGTGTGCTATGATGATCTTTAGTCTGACTGCATTCTTACTCTCTGGGCCGTTGTTTCTGAGGCCGCTCCTCTAGGGAACGATGGCTTTCACTGCTGTGCCTTTTCTTTGCCAGGTGCTTCTGCATCTCTTTCAAGGGATCCAATCGGTTCTTGATCTTCTCATCTGGGCTTGGGCCTGAAGGGCAGCCCTTTTGCCCTGGGGGAAGCTGGTACCAAGGAGGTTGAGTTTGGGCCTCTGCTGCACTCTGGCCCAAGTAAGTCAGGATGCCTAGTGCTTTCTCTTGCCTCTCCTGCAGgggcaagaaaacaaaatagtctTTTCAGTCCCTCTGGGAGCCCTAGATTTGGCAATAGAAAAACCCAGGGCTCGAATTTCTGGAGACAGGGACTGGTAGGCAGTCATTTAACAAGGGAAATCAGAAGACCATTCAGGGACCAGCTTTGCAAAGCGGCTTAtctgcagaaggaggaagaaaaggagggctgCGGCCTGTGCAGTAATGGAAGATGGGAGAAGCTTACTTTGGGATCAGTTTAAGGAAAAACCTGCAGAAAAGCAAAGTGGAGGAGTAGTTTTCAGTGGGAGATAGCACCTTCAAAgttggatgagagagagagagaggagagccacAGTACAAGTCAGTTTGAAAAGCACAAATGCTGTCTGCAGATGCATGCctatgatcccaacacttggcCCAGGAGGCCAAGGTGGGGGATTGAGAATTGGAAAGCACCCCTGGTCTGTGTAGTTGTGATCTCAATAATAAAAAAGCTTAAGTCCCATGAGAAAAGGTTGGCCAGTTTAAGTGCTGTACAGCAGTAACCAACTTATAGGTAATATCTCTCTCAGTCAAATTCTAAATTTTGTGTGCTTATCACCATATCCTAACAGTCCCCACCCCCATGATTCCACCAAAAAATGAGGCCAGGTTACCTTTTCCCGACGCTTCTCTTCCTCGTGCTCTTTATTGCCTCTGGgcactcctttcctttcttccagcaGCTCCCTAAACAGGTCCACAGGGCCAGAACTTGGAGCTCCTGGGTCTGCTGCttccagctcaggcactgagttTCTTTGCCTGGCTTTCTTGCGTAGGAATTCTGTACGGGCCTATGAAGAGTTATAGGGAGGTCATTCAGAACCCAGAAGTGCTGAGGATACAGGAATGAACCATGGGCAGGGAGGGCAGTGGTACACGCCTTtgatccaagcactcaggaggcagaggcaaatggatctctgaattcaaggccagcgtggtctacaga comes from the Mus pahari chromosome 19, PAHARI_EIJ_v1.1, whole genome shotgun sequence genome and includes:
- the Leng1 gene encoding leukocyte receptor cluster member 1 codes for the protein MNILPKKSWHVRNKDNVARVRRDEAQAREEEKERERRVLLAQQEARTEFLRKKARQRNSVPELEAADPGAPSSGPVDLFRELLEERKGVPRGNKEHEEEKRREKERQEKALGILTYLGQSAAEAQTQPPWYQLPPGQKGCPSGPSPDEKIKNRLDPLKEMQKHLAKKRHSSESHRSLEERPQKQRPREPPSLEKLRAERLQREAAERARAEALLARVQGQVSQQGQVEAEETDDRRRRYNSQFNPQLARRPRQQNPTSAH